In a genomic window of Mageeibacillus indolicus UPII9-5:
- a CDS encoding ABC transporter substrate-binding protein → MKRSLRLKFWLCLWTCLLTACGSLSGHIAVSDVPHPVDSLTVYTSYPASIYAPIIKEFQYKTGIWVEPVEGEAIDLLERIKAEAPTPTADVMFGGGVDTLLAYKEFFAVYETPETLNFLLHSKPYEKIVTPFLINPLVFVYNPRLVGLTELFGWNDLLNPAFKGRIAMGDPMNCAIYYTVLQTFLAINSEKYEKNIAALLLNLKGKLYDSEAAVGEAVASDEKALGILSEAAAYELQARNKDIQIFYPPDGTTVVPDGSAIVKNSAHAAAAAKFIDYLSSLPVQRYLTENARRRTVRKALPDPAGRPSYRELKLRGYDIQQAASQQRLVAKLWRSIAGRVAEK, encoded by the coding sequence ATGAAACGCTCGTTACGGTTAAAGTTTTGGCTGTGTCTCTGGACGTGTCTGCTAACGGCTTGCGGCAGTTTGAGTGGGCATATTGCTGTTTCGGACGTGCCTCATCCGGTCGACAGTTTGACTGTTTATACCTCCTATCCGGCATCGATTTACGCTCCTATAATCAAAGAATTTCAATATAAAACCGGCATTTGGGTGGAACCGGTTGAAGGGGAAGCCATTGACCTGCTAGAGCGCATCAAAGCGGAAGCTCCCACTCCGACGGCGGATGTCATGTTCGGCGGTGGAGTTGATACTTTACTGGCTTACAAGGAATTTTTTGCCGTTTATGAAACGCCGGAAACATTGAATTTTTTGTTGCACAGTAAGCCTTACGAAAAAATAGTTACGCCATTTTTGATAAATCCTCTCGTTTTTGTCTATAATCCCCGCCTTGTCGGCCTGACAGAGCTTTTCGGTTGGAACGACTTACTGAATCCGGCTTTTAAGGGGCGGATCGCCATGGGGGATCCGATGAACTGCGCGATATATTATACGGTGCTGCAGACTTTTCTGGCTATCAATTCGGAAAAATATGAAAAAAATATTGCGGCGCTGCTTTTAAATTTGAAAGGGAAGTTGTACGATTCGGAAGCGGCGGTAGGCGAAGCCGTGGCCTCTGATGAGAAGGCGCTCGGCATCCTTTCGGAAGCGGCGGCTTATGAGCTGCAAGCGCGAAATAAAGATATCCAGATTTTTTATCCACCTGATGGTACTACGGTGGTGCCGGATGGAAGCGCAATCGTTAAAAACTCAGCTCATGCTGCTGCGGCCGCAAAATTTATTGATTACTTAAGTTCTTTGCCGGTGCAGAGGTATCTTACTGAAAATGCACGGCGGCGGACGGTGCGCAAGGCTTTGCCGGACCCGGCAGGCAGGCCGTCGTATCGGGAACTTAAGCTGCGCGGCTATGATATTCAGCAGGCCGCCTCTCAACAGCGGTTGGTGGCTAAATTGTGGCGGTCGATTGCCGGACGGGTGGCAGAAAAATGA
- a CDS encoding ABC transporter ATP-binding protein: MPRIELTNITKHWKNFYAVDDLSMVIEDNAFVTLLGPSGCGKTTTLRMIAGLETPTEGRITIGDTVVFDSAAGINIPANKRKVGFLFQNYALWPNMTVYDNISFGLKNVKEELPVRNMTAVRLSGLIKALAKPEEIRDIILESADNRGRVDQKRALIRLIDKYEISMSAAKELWSYKLHEENDVRAAAATRLTRLEADLQAEKNKAAAAGYTWTEDFCCLKDGKPVTETRKLTKEEIDLTVRRVARIVKIGMFMERYPAELSGGQQQRVAIARTLAPEPKVLFMDEPLSNLDAKLRLEMRSELQRLHLETGSTFIYVTHDQMEAMTLASKICLIENGNLQQYDVPLNVYNYPENIFAADFVGNPSINLIEAKGKVSADGKLALEAWAGRKMCFTPVEPLDLEAWYAEYDRAEAAKKAKLSEKAARKGYVAKGNKDTLFKYNIAMVEEPTVTSPTEVTREDFVIGVRPEQIKLNPDGKLTGEVYSAMPTGMETTVIIRVGNFLLTAVVFGGILYEIGSKVNFDIVGSRVCLFSRQNGRRITLGELSVN; this comes from the coding sequence ATGCCGAGAATTGAACTGACCAACATAACTAAACATTGGAAAAACTTTTATGCCGTGGACGATTTGAGCATGGTTATCGAGGACAATGCTTTTGTCACGCTGCTGGGACCTTCCGGCTGCGGCAAAACCACCACTTTGCGCATGATTGCGGGTTTGGAGACCCCTACCGAAGGGCGGATAACCATTGGTGATACGGTCGTTTTTGACTCAGCTGCCGGTATCAATATTCCGGCTAACAAACGCAAGGTTGGATTCTTGTTCCAAAACTACGCGTTGTGGCCAAATATGACGGTGTACGACAATATTTCTTTTGGTCTGAAAAATGTCAAAGAGGAGTTGCCGGTGCGCAATATGACGGCGGTACGGCTGAGCGGCCTGATTAAGGCCTTGGCCAAACCGGAAGAAATCCGTGATATCATCTTGGAAAGCGCGGACAATCGCGGCCGGGTTGATCAAAAACGGGCCTTGATCCGTTTGATCGACAAGTATGAGATTTCTATGTCGGCCGCCAAAGAACTGTGGAGTTACAAACTGCATGAGGAAAATGATGTCCGAGCTGCAGCAGCAACCAGATTGACCCGTTTGGAAGCTGATTTGCAAGCGGAAAAAAACAAGGCCGCGGCAGCTGGGTATACATGGACGGAGGATTTCTGTTGCCTAAAAGATGGCAAGCCGGTTACCGAGACGCGCAAACTGACCAAAGAAGAAATAGATTTGACCGTGCGCCGGGTCGCACGAATCGTCAAAATCGGTATGTTCATGGAACGCTATCCGGCTGAATTGTCCGGCGGTCAACAACAGCGCGTGGCAATTGCCCGTACTTTGGCTCCAGAACCGAAAGTTTTATTTATGGACGAACCTCTTTCCAATCTTGATGCCAAATTGCGGCTGGAAATGCGTTCAGAACTCCAACGTTTGCATCTTGAAACCGGCTCGACTTTCATTTATGTGACACATGACCAGATGGAAGCGATGACCTTGGCCTCAAAAATTTGCCTTATTGAAAACGGTAATTTACAGCAATACGATGTGCCCCTGAATGTCTATAATTATCCGGAAAACATTTTCGCCGCTGATTTCGTCGGCAATCCGTCAATCAACCTTATTGAAGCCAAAGGTAAAGTATCTGCTGACGGCAAGCTGGCCTTGGAAGCTTGGGCGGGACGGAAGATGTGTTTCACTCCGGTTGAACCGCTTGATCTTGAGGCCTGGTATGCCGAGTATGATCGCGCGGAGGCGGCAAAAAAAGCAAAATTAAGTGAAAAAGCTGCCCGTAAAGGTTATGTGGCGAAAGGTAACAAAGATACTTTGTTTAAATATAACATCGCTATGGTGGAAGAGCCGACGGTTACGTCGCCGACTGAGGTGACCCGGGAAGATTTCGTTATCGGCGTAAGACCGGAGCAAATTAAGCTCAATCCGGATGGCAAGCTTACCGGCGAGGTGTACAGCGCGATGCCTACCGGTATGGAAACAACTGTTATTATTCGGGTTGGCAATTTCTTATTGACGGCGGTTGTGTTCGGCGGTATTTTGTATGAAATCGGTAGCAAAGTTAATTTTGATATAGTTGGTAGTCGGGTCTGTCTGTTCAGCCGGCAAAACGGGCGCCGCATTACTTTGGGCGAATTATCGGTGAATTAA
- a CDS encoding ABC transporter permease, protein MNTLQALPVSKKTLVYNKLKTYLREPYNIILLLLGAVLTVTTVAPIIAIIEDTIKIHPGTIDAHLTGRDFGYTLVSYIDLFTGPLAKMNLWEPLLNTLFLAIGTCAFAIIFGGLVAFFITRTNMAFRKYISAIFIFPYIMPQWTLANVWQNLFNSNAVTGTSNGLMAALFGVEMPLWWCTGLFPSIVVLGLHYAPFAYILIGGIFRNMDANLEEAATILDTPKWKIMTKITLPMIKPAILSTVLLVFGSAMGSYPVPHYLNLTTLATKYVSMNSRYPGEAGVLAIVMMVFGVAIMLLNVLSLRSRKNYTTVTGKSGQSSKINLGRVGRYLSATVIVVLTFFTGVFPIISFGFETLLPNPGDYSFLYTGDTANLTFKWWTAAAGNSAMFGQSGILYNDTIWQAFKGTLWLAICCSLIAGSIGTMIGYAVAKKRRSKWANYVNSVAFLPYLMPSIAVGAAFFILFSNRHVNLFNTYTLLILAGTIKYIPFASRSALNSMLQLSGEIEEAAIIQDVPWFKRMIKIIIPIQKSSIINGFMLPFMTCLRELSLFMLLCVQGFILSTTLDYFDEMGLYAFSSGINLILIITILIVNSLVNKATRTSLDKGIGG, encoded by the coding sequence ATGAATACATTACAAGCATTACCCGTAAGCAAAAAAACACTGGTTTATAACAAGCTTAAGACTTATCTGCGAGAACCGTACAATATAATCCTGCTGTTGCTCGGGGCGGTTTTGACAGTCACCACAGTAGCTCCGATCATAGCTATCATCGAAGATACGATAAAAATTCATCCTGGCACGATTGACGCTCACCTGACGGGGCGGGACTTCGGCTATACTCTGGTCAGCTATATCGATTTGTTCACCGGGCCTTTGGCAAAAATGAACCTTTGGGAACCCCTATTGAACACCTTGTTTTTAGCTATCGGAACCTGTGCTTTCGCCATTATTTTTGGTGGGCTGGTGGCCTTTTTCATCACTCGGACCAATATGGCTTTCCGCAAATACATCAGTGCCATATTCATCTTCCCCTATATCATGCCGCAATGGACTTTGGCTAACGTATGGCAAAATTTATTTAATTCCAACGCGGTTACGGGAACGTCGAACGGTTTGATGGCAGCGCTTTTTGGCGTAGAAATGCCGCTCTGGTGGTGTACCGGTCTTTTCCCGTCGATCGTTGTTTTGGGATTGCATTATGCGCCGTTTGCTTACATTCTGATTGGTGGTATTTTCCGCAATATGGATGCTAATTTGGAAGAGGCAGCAACGATTCTAGACACGCCTAAGTGGAAGATTATGACCAAGATAACTTTGCCGATGATCAAACCGGCGATTTTATCTACCGTTTTGCTGGTTTTTGGCTCTGCTATGGGATCGTATCCAGTGCCGCATTACCTGAATTTAACCACGTTGGCGACTAAATATGTTTCGATGAATTCGCGTTATCCCGGTGAAGCGGGTGTTTTAGCGATAGTTATGATGGTCTTCGGCGTAGCAATTATGCTGCTGAATGTTCTTTCTCTGCGGTCGCGCAAAAATTATACGACGGTCACGGGAAAATCGGGGCAATCTTCCAAAATTAATTTGGGCAGAGTCGGTCGTTATTTGTCGGCCACTGTCATCGTTGTACTTACTTTCTTTACCGGCGTGTTTCCGATTATTTCTTTCGGATTTGAAACTTTACTGCCGAATCCTGGCGACTATTCATTCCTGTACACGGGCGACACGGCCAATTTGACTTTCAAATGGTGGACAGCGGCTGCCGGTAACAGCGCGATGTTTGGCCAGTCGGGTATCTTGTACAATGACACGATATGGCAAGCTTTCAAAGGTACTTTGTGGCTTGCGATCTGCTGCTCGCTCATTGCCGGTAGTATAGGTACCATGATCGGCTATGCGGTAGCGAAAAAAAGGCGCAGCAAATGGGCCAATTACGTCAATTCGGTGGCTTTCCTGCCCTATTTGATGCCGTCAATTGCGGTTGGCGCAGCGTTCTTCATTTTGTTTTCCAATCGGCATGTCAACCTTTTTAATACCTATACTTTGCTGATCCTTGCCGGTACAATCAAGTACATTCCGTTCGCCAGCCGTAGTGCGCTAAATTCAATGTTACAGCTTTCGGGCGAAATTGAAGAAGCGGCAATTATTCAAGATGTTCCGTGGTTTAAGCGGATGATAAAAATTATTATTCCAATTCAAAAATCATCGATCATCAACGGTTTCATGCTGCCGTTCATGACTTGTTTGCGTGAATTATCTTTGTTCATGCTGCTCTGCGTACAAGGATTTATTCTGTCGACGACACTTGACTATTTTGACGAGATGGGACTTTACGCATTTTCAAGTGGAATCAATTTAATATTGATCATAACTATTTTAATTGTAAACTCCTTGGTCAACAAAGCTACGAGAACAAGCTTGGACAAGGGTATAGGAGGATAA